From a single Arachis hypogaea cultivar Tifrunner chromosome 3, arahy.Tifrunner.gnm2.J5K5, whole genome shotgun sequence genomic region:
- the LOC112773553 gene encoding uncharacterized protein yields MVLKTGPVRPVQPEKPGTGPGNANNRLTKNWPKNRSNRRLTGEPEKLSDFFAVQWFIQRMKYHLAKIPGQIKVCNKVTEDVELQFKRLLEENKKNKAEKRKYTDDCYDVESEIQAEEEGEAPNPVQPPAPATMGDKGKRKVIAATPIGSYFKERTTPGSQPALKSVMASKEVKHKVKLGLARWIIDARIPFNAIQSPYFQPALDGVAAIGPGFKGPSYDEMRVHLLADLKKECQLLVEGYRSSWKRTGCTLMADGWTDQRQRTLINFLVYCPAGMSFVKSVDASDMIKTADTLFKLFAEVIEWVGSSNIVHVVTDNAANYVSAGKLIHEKYPNIFWSPCAAHCINLILKDIASLPHIADLASRASKVTVFVYSHMIFLSWLRKRKDWKEIVRPGVTRFATVFITLKSIYDHKQDLQALVIDKYFTSHKLSKSVNGKMVSSIILDSKFWEDCFTTVMLVGPLIKLLRLVDADEKPSLGIVYAGMQRAKINIKTMFRNRKSAYTPYTSILKMRWDKHLKRDLHSAAYFLNPDYFYSEGFVEKANILRSLLDLFDIETLCDDSVAAMQEIQLYRDRKGSFGRESALKAIKRLEPSEWWRLHGGSAPNLQKMAIRLLHQTSSSSGCERNWSLFEQIHSKRRNRLEHQRLSDIVYVTYNLRLQSRMHRKKKNYDPIDIQSIDTVDF; encoded by the exons ATGGttttgaaaaccggaccggtccggccggttcaaccggaaaaaccgggAACCGGTCCGGGTAACGCTAATAACCGCCTGACAAAAAATTGGCcaaaaaaccggtcgaaccggcggtTAACCGGCGAACCGGAAAAACTGTCCGATTTTTTTGCGGTTCAATGGTTCATCCAGAG AATGAAATATCATCTTGCAAAGATCCCTGGACAAATTAAAGTTTGTAACAAAGTAACTGAAGATGTTGAACTTCAATTCAAAAGGCTTCtggaggaaaacaaaaaaaataaggcagaaaaaagaaaatatacagATGATTGTTATGATGTGGAAAGTGAAATACAAGCGGAAGAAGAGGGTGAAGCGCCTAATCCTGTACAACCTCCGGCTCCTGCAACAATGGGAGACAAAGGAAAGAGAAAAGTGATTGCTGctactccaattggaagttatttTAAGGAAAGGACTACGCCAGGCTCTCAACCAGCTTTGAAAAGTGTCATGGCCAGTAAAGAAGTTAAACACAAGGTTAAGTTGGGGCTTGCAAGATGGATCATTGATGCACGGATTCCATTCAATGCAATTCAATCGCCTTACTTTCAACCTGCCTTGGACGGCGTTGCTGCAATTGGACCTGGTTTCAAGGGACCGTCGTATGATGAAATGAGAGTTCATTTGCTGGCCGATCTTAAGAAGGAGTGTCAGTTGCTTGTTGAAGGTTATAGAAGCTCGTGGAAAAGGACTGGTTGTACACTGATGGCAGATGGCTGGACTGATCAAAGGCAGCGTACGTTAATTAATTTTCTAGTTTATTGTCCTGCTGGTATGTCATTTGTTAAGTCTGTTGATGCTTCTGATATGATAAAAACTGCTGATACCTTGTTTAAATTGTTTGCTGAGGTTATTGAGTGGGTTGGGTCTAGTAACATTGTGCATGTGGTTACTGATAATGCTGCGAATTATGTATCTGCTGGAAAACTCATTCATGAAaagtatccaaatattttttggtCTCCTTGTGCTGCTCATTGCATCAATCTTATCTTGAAAGACATAGCAAGTCTTCCTCACATAGCTGACCTTGCCTCTCGTGCTTCAAAAGTGACTGTCTTTGTTTACAGTCATATGATTTTCTTGTCATGgcttagaaaaagaaaagattggAAAGAAATTGTTCGACCAGGAGTAACACGTTTTGCTACTGTTTTCATTACTTTGAAAAGTATATATGATCATAAACAAGACTTGCAAGCATTGGTGATTGACAAATATTTCACTTCTCATAAATTATCCAAGAGTGTCAATGGGAAGATGgttagttcaattatcttggatagTAAGTTTTGGGAGGATTGTTTTACTACTGTTATGCTTGTTGGTCCTCTAATTAAGTTATTGAGGCTTGTTGATGCTGATGAGAAACCTTCTCTGGGTATTGTGTATGCGGGCATGCAAAGAGCCAAAATTAATATCAAGACAATGTTTAGAAATAGGAAATCTGCATACACACCTTATACAAGTATCTTGAAAATGCGGTGGGATAAGCATTTGAAGCGTGACCTCCATTCAGCAGCATACTTTTTGAATCCAGATTACTTCTATAGTGAGGGGTTTGTTGAGAAGGCAAATATCTTGAGGTCTTTGCTTGATTTATTTGATATTGAAACTCTTTGCGATGACTCGGTTGCTGCAATGCAAGAGATACAGTTGTATCGAGATCGAAAAGGAAGTTTTGGAAGGGAAAGTGCATTGAAAGCAATTAAGAGACTTGAACCTA GTGAATGGTGGAGGCTACATGGTGGGAGTGCTCCTAACTTGCAAAAAATGGCAAttcgtcttcttcatcaaacatctTCATCATCCGGCTGCGAGAGGAACTGGAGCCTCTTTGAACAAATCCATTCAAAGAGGAGGAACCGATTAGAGCATCAAAGGCTAAGTGACATTGTTTATGTCACTTATAATCTACGCCTTCAATCTAGAATGCATCggaagaagaagaattatgaTCCAATTGACATTCAAAGCATTGACACAGTAGATTTTTGA